A genome region from Panthera uncia isolate 11264 chromosome A3 unlocalized genomic scaffold, Puncia_PCG_1.0 HiC_scaffold_11, whole genome shotgun sequence includes the following:
- the TMEM74B gene encoding transmembrane protein 74B — MASPPSLELKTLHNGPQIPRRPAPLGPVGPPREGVENACFSSEERETHFQNPGDTRLGSSPSPPGGVPSRPRSQRDDLSLHSEEGPGLEPVSRPVDYGFVSALVFLVSGILLVVTAYAIPREARVNPDTVTAREMERLEMYYARLGSHLDKCIIAGLGLLTVGGILLSVLLMVSLCKGELYRRPTFVPGRGSRKTYGSINLRMRQLNGDGGQALVENEVVQVSETSHTLQGS, encoded by the coding sequence ATGGCATCTCCCCCCAGCCTGGAACTGAAGACACTGCACAATGGCCCCCAGATCCCAAGGAGACCAGCCCCTCTGGGCCCGGTGGGCCCACCCAGGGAGGGTGTGGAGAATGCCTGCTTTTCCTCAGAGGAGCGTGAGACCCATTTCCAGAACCCTGGGGACACCAGACTGGgcagctcccccagcccccctggGGGCGTCCCCTCACGACCCCGGTCCCAGCGGGACGATCTATCCCTGCATTCAGAAGAGGGGCCAGGCCTGGAGCCCGTGAGCCGCCCGGTGGATTATGGCTTTGTTTCTGCTCTGGTTTTTCTGGTGAGTGGGATCCTCCTGGTGGTGACTGCATACGCCATCCCCCGTGAGGCCCGCGTCAACCCTGACACGGTGACAGCGCGGGAGATGGAACGACTCGAGATGTACTATGCCCGCCTGGGCTCCCACCTGGACAAGTGCATCATCGCGGGCCTGGGGCTGCTCACAGTGGGTGGCATCCTCTTGTCAGTGCTGCTGATGGTCTCCCTGTGCAAGGGCGAGCTGTACCGCCGGCCCACCTTCGTCCCTGGCAGGGGCTCCAGGAAGACCTATGGCTCCATTAACCTGCGCATGAGACAGCTCAATGGGGACGGGGGCCAGGCTCTGGTGGAGAACGAAGTCGTCCAGGTCTCAGAGACCAGCCACACCCTCCAGGGGTCTTAA